The Megalobrama amblycephala isolate DHTTF-2021 linkage group LG8, ASM1881202v1, whole genome shotgun sequence region ATCATAAATACAGCTAGCACACAAAGTCTTCTCAAAGCAGCCATGCCTCCCAGCACAAGCCCCCTTTCATGTAACACTGATGGAAATGATGGCACGTTGCCTCACCCCTAATGTCACAAACTTCCTTTTTTTCCGCTCTCCTCCATGCCTTGTTTCCTAAATACAGCCCAATATGAATTTACTGATCACAGACACTGAGACGATGGGGTTATTGTGCTTGGCTGCTTCTGTCTTCACAACATGTAGTGGTGAGACAGGCACTGACTTATTCTGCTTGGCCCCACAAAAGGGCAACTTGTTCCCCTATGGGCCATGACCTTATTAATATAAGAATTTGTATTTAACATGCAAATAGCACAAGCATTGCTCAAACGGAACAGAAACAGAGAAATTAACCATGGCAACATTGAGATCAACACAAGGATATTTTCTTTGCCCTGGAATGGCGTAATCACCAGATACAGATTTGTTCCATTTGGCTGAATGGGTTATGAAAAGGAGTTagcaagtgcgggtcattttcaTTTGCAGTGTTTGCTGGGAAGATGAGTTAATAGACTGAAAATAGCTCAATAACAAATTTGATGTTCAGTACAGAACATAAGACGAACTACttaaaaatgagtaaaaacactttttcattatttgaccatattagatttatttttctttactgaAATCAACAATTATAAAACTGAAATGTTCAGTGTGCAAAATGATTTTGGCAATTAAAGTATGGTGTTGAAATAAATTGTAGTAATTTACAAAACCCTTAAAACTGACAAATGGTggaattaatacattttgaataaatgaaagaaaaaaaattatgactgTCACCTACAATATGTCAACACTGTGTTAGAGCTAGTGTTACAGTTCTGTTCAATGCCAATTGCTTTGGTTCAAAGGTGTTTCTAACAAAAATGAAAGCTATTCATGGCAGTACATATTGACAAGTTTGTTAAAACAATACATCACCAAGAAAATAAACTTGAGGTTATATAAATAAGGGATAATAATAAATTACTCCTTGATTCATACTGCTTAAAAATAACACAGTGAACTCACAAAGACTAACAAGATCTTTGTAGCTCTGAAATTATAGTTTTCATATTGACATTATATTACTGTATTGTTGTTAATTGACATTAATTAATCTTATATTAAGCACAGTTTCAGAGCATATCAATGCACTATGACTTTAATATTTCTAAAAATACTGGCAGCAGacagggcttttttttttttttttttttttttttttaaatctagctCCCACTATATTTAGTTATATGTAACAGTGTTTTCTACTCACTTGTAAAGGCACATTATCCTTCCAGTTAACATAAAACATAAGCTTTGTGAAGTTGAATCACCATATAATGTATATCGTTCAAAAATGTAGACTAGGTGTTTTGattcattgttttaaaaaataattaattatatataccCAGAGAAGAGTAACATGATTctatttgaggaaaaaaaaaaaaaaaacattcttgttAAAAAAGACGTCAATTGCATTTATATGATCACACCGAAATGTTTACAGGTTTAGCGATTAAATAAAATTGCAATCAAAACAAATGCGGATGGCCCATGTTCATGAAACACTCCATCAAACTTTGCTTTCATGCACATACCGACAGAAGTATTGACATCAGTATGGGTTCAGTTAAATGGTCAACTCTCTGAAGCTAATGAATGCTCTGCttgcagacattttttataaatggctttttctgaaatgacatgaggacAGTGTAGCACAGGGTCCTATGTTTTAGACCCACAGTGTTGTATAAATACAGACTGATCCAGCCTTGATTTGTGGTGTATCACTTGGCTCTGGCTTAGAGGCTTGAAGGGTTCTCTCAGAGCAGTACAAAGTCTCCCGATGTTGTCCCTGCTATTCTTGTGTCCCTGATGAAAGGCCATTCTCGCTTTTCTACAGCAATCGAAAGTTCATAATCCTTCCCGTGTCCTTTCATAATGGTGAATGCAGGGTACTTCTCTTTCGATGAGGGCTCCAATATCTGGCAAATTAACAAAGACTGTTTATCAATCTAAAATTGATAAAACAAGATACAACATTTGCCCCTAACAGTAGTCTCTGCCGGTCACAATGCCAGTAGTCCCACAGTTTCCGATTACCTAGTTAAATGCTGCCACCTGCTGACGGAAATTAAACAGCTGCCTTTTTACAGCTTAAAAGGGACATTTTTGGACAGGTTGTGAATTTAGGCATTATATTTaacaataacatttaaaaattaaaattaacatgcCATTAATCATCAAAAAAATGTGGAACAAAATTTTTTCTAtacttcaatttaaaaaaaagaaaaagaaaaaaaagggtttTCATAGGTTTACCCACCTTTGACAGTTCGTTGCCAATTCTTTCATAGTGTTCGAGGCTTTTTGAGTAGAATCCAATCGTACAGCTCGGGTCCATTTTACTGAAAGGCATTTTCTTTGGTGATGGGCAATGAAAAGactttaaagaagaaaaaaaaaaaaagatgaaatatcCATTAAAATGAGTCAAAAGAAGCcatttgtttttcatgtttgtgaAATCACAGTGATCCATATGCACACTGCTAcagaattatacatttttgtctGTAATATCCATCTACAGTGCAATAGGCGTGTTAAACCGTTCAGTCCAGTGCAGTTCCAAATGATCGATGCGTGTTCATGTGATTGCAGAAATAAAAGATTTTACTTTTTGACACGTTTTTTGACAAATGTTGAATTCTGCCTGCGATCTGAAATGCTTAGACAGCCGAGCAAAAAGCATGGCCCAATATTTCTGTCTTTCGCCAGGCCACTTTCTACAGCACACAAAAAGCGTAAAAATAAGTTATGATGCTGAAATATAAAATCGTTGGAGCTATATAAAATGTTGGAGCCGATACAAAGTACAGAACAATGTGTAAATCTCTAGTGTTCTGTAATTGAGTGTGGAGGTCTACTTTCAGATTCATACCCTTAAGTACAGAAACTATTAAATTCACATCACTGTGCGGCGGTCAGCTTTTTGTAATTCCACATTACCTGCAGAGGGAAATCGCTTGTGCTGACATCCACAAAAGACTGACAGTAATGAGGATCCATGTAAATCAAGCTGTCATCTGCAAGGACAAAACAAAAGACAAGTTATTCAAAAAACACAGTGATTATTATAATGCCTATCCTTGCCCAATTTCTATGCAGAGCAGCTCAAAGTCACCCACCTCAGTTGGGCTTCAAACAATCAAATgcgagaattttttttttttttttttttttttggtccttcCTAAACTCGAATGGATTAAACGCTGCATAATCGAATCTGGTTGTACAAGCACATTCTTTATGCTGCAAAGGGGGCTGTCATTTAATTTTGGTGTGGAGAAATTACTTTTACAAACACGCAATTATATTAGATCATTTGCATATGATGAATGCAGACGACGGGCCGGACCTGGCAGGGAGAATGTATTGCTTGTCATTTAGACATCATCGCGGAGTGTATTTCAAATTGCTAAAATGTAAATGGGTAAATATTGACTACCAACATGTCCAACTGAAGGTTTCCACTGGCTACTGAAGGTGATGGAGAGTGGGCTACTCTGGGTAGCTCTGAAATCTCTGCAAGCTACTTATGGAGTGGAGGTACCCTCACATGATGAATGGTGCGGTATTTTTTATGGGGTcgggaaaaataaaataagcttcTCTGATGGCGCTGGCCTTCTCTTTGCATGCATTCTTTTACTTTGTCTCATAGAGACTATGCACAATGACTTCTGAATAAAAGACTAACCTTGAAATCCAACAAAATAGTAGGCCTGCTTAGGCTTTCCTCCAATGATGCCGATACAGTACTCTAAGCTTAATATGCTCTGGggaaaagaagaagagagctgtTAAGATCACTGTATTGTAAGTCAATAACCACATCTTTAACAAATATTTCTCTCTTTGTCATTGAATGATCTAGTTTGTATTTGTACAAAAGGGTGATTTCTCCAAAGCCTCACCTTGACAAAGCTTAAGTATTCTGGGTTGATCTTCTCTCCGCCCAATCTCACAGGAATGAGGATGATGACAGCTCTACTATCAGGGGCTGCTCCAGTATTGAGTTCCTGAGGATTACAGTGGCTGCCCGTCCGCCCTGAATGGCTATCAATAACATCAGCACTGTACACTGCAGACAATCAATAACAGAGGTCAAAAAACGGGTACTTTGTCTATCCCTTTCTCTGTCACGTGGGACAAATACAGCTGTTACTGAATCTAAAGTTGCTTTCGCACTAGCACTTTTGGTGCGCACTCGGATTCGAATGACGTCAGAGTTCGGTTCCTTTGGATGTGAACGCTGTTTTTTGAACCATACCCGAGTACATAAAAAGGGTGGTCTGGGGTACGGTTCACTGCTGATATACGAACGCCAATGTACTAAATCACGGAAGTGAACcgctattaaaggattagttcactttcaaattaaaatttcctgataatttactcacccccatgtcatccaagatgtccatgtccttctttcttcagtcggaAAGAAATttaaggtgctaaagaggatgttttgttttatacatttttgcaatattacttgaaactgtctttactaagtgataaaagactatttattaggtgcactgaaagtaataatattaatatacatcatctgtgcatgaggtagggccttaaaaacatcagccaatcgattggccctctggcttgtcaatcactgccatgacgttccttgtgagagacgagcgcggctgtgctctccagtaactttccacactccacaggcgctgcatgcaatgtttttgtcaggagacaggaataacaactgcagattatgagttacatgcggtgagtccgacataatgaatccaaaaaacacgacacagcgagtgccggtggtaaacactcttgttccaatacttgtgcacgggttttgggaggcgttcctttgcaatgagctgtgaaggaggggggctgttcttacgcatgcgctcatttcaaaaactcagtaacagtctttggattctcagtcgacgaaaaaatcctctctatcacctttaaggtttttgatgaaaatttccaggatttttctccatatagtggacttcaatggagcccaaacggttgaaggtcaaaattacagtttcagtgcagcttcaaagggctttaaacgatcccagacgagaaataagggtcttatctagagaaaccatcgctcatttttaaaaataaaaaaaaataaaaaataataagttataacaataaatgctcatcttcagtgttgggggtaacgcattacaagtaacttgagttacgtaatcagattacttttttcaagtaactagtaaagtaacgcattactttttcaatttacaacaaaatatctaagttactttttcaaataagtaacgcaagttactttttcacatttattgactgacatgttgtccccatgttgagaggaaTACAGTGCAGAGatattgtgtgcgctgtgtaagcaATGATGGTtcttgtagttctagactaaatgtgaacatgcatttactcatctcacttgcatgaaatcattcagtattcctcaaaatgaataaaaacagtgaaatgcaatctcagaatttttgcaaacctgtaataattaactatattaaattacacaaatatactttatgtatttaatctcaattattaaccaatgtctttgttgctgaccttcaattcaaccatactaataagcaaaaaatactttagattagatttagaaataagaactagaacttccttctactgtatcctattcttcttaaaTCCAGAACGACAGAacatctgaaaggtttgtttgagctgcgccctctactgtacaggtgtaaatatgcttttccttcagcctaaggcttattgatttcacttttggtgtgaaagggcctttttgccaaaaatataacttttttgttgttattaaaaaacaaaacaaacacacaagcccagcccaggtgagaaaaagtaacgcaaaagtaaagtaacacattacttttcataaaaagtaacgaagtaacgcaattagttacttttttagggagtaacgcaatattgtaatgcattacttttaaaagtaactttccccaacactgctcatcttgaactagctctcttcttcttctctatttgaattccagcagtgtagacactgctaagtgtattactgccctcctcaggttaaagtttgaactaattgttatatacttgcactagcgtattgtatatgacaatttagttcaaactttgacctgtggagggcagtaatatacttagcagtgtctacactgctggaattcaaatagagaagaagaagagagctagttcaagcaTTTATGAAGCATttatgagcatttatggttaaaacgtatacaatttttaattttttttttagaaagagcgatggtttctctagataagacccttatttctcgtctgggatcgtgtagaatgcgttgaagctgcaatgaaactgtagtTTTGAcgttcaaccgtttgggctccattgaagtccactatatggagaaaaatcccgGAAAGttatcaaaaatcttaatttcttttcaactgaagaaagaaagacatgaacatcttggatgacatgggggtgagtaaattatcaggaaattttaatttgaaagtgtttGCCGTTGTTTGCTGACGCTTTGGAAACAAAACCAAAGGTTCAAAAACcaaaatataaaagtgaggCGAGCAAAGCTATGCGTTTTTCCGCCTTCTGTGTCGTCATTACCAAGCAACAAGGGTAAACAGCTGCCGCTTTGATGATGCAAACACACCACAGTTCGGACCCAAATAATATAAAGTGAACACAATCCATTGGGAGCAAACTCAGGTTCGAACCAGACAatcgaaccaagtgtgaaagcgCCCTAATTGTACTTCTCTCTCAAAATATACAAATCAGCTACAACTGTatgatgtttgtgtgttagCTTATAAATATTTGGTGTGTGTTGGTTcagtattattaatatacacagTTTTGGGTTGGCAAGATttttaaggctgcatttatttgatcaaaaatacattaaaaacagtaattttgtgaaatattagtacaatttaaaataactttttaaaaatattttcaaatgtaatttattcttgtgattgCAAAGAATTTTCAGCACACCATTACTCCAGTTCCatttcacatgatccttaagaaataattctaatatgctgatttggtgcattTCTTACTGTTATTATACAGTATCTGAAAATGGTTGTGCctaaattgaattttttttttttataaaaaaaaagataaaactctttactgccactttgatcaaattaacacatccttgctgaattaaagtattaaaggtcccgtttttcgtgtttttttgaagctttgattgtgtttatagtgtgcaatataacatgtgttcatgtttcgcgtgtaaaaaaacacagtatttttcacataatttacttatctgtataccgctgtttccactgtcataaaaacgggctgatgacttccttgttctatgaagtccctccttcagaaatatgtaatgagttctgattgtgccagcggttcctgtgttgtgattcgacagctctgagcgcaccgtgcccggaaaagtcacgcctcttaccataacgtggagatgcacgcgctcagtgttattgtaaacatgtctttaattttaccctatcaatttgagccggaatcagacccggtgattggactgcgggatgaaaataacagcgtttcgacgacatggcgacaaacacactctacaaacgcaactcttgtgtattcctgtgggcggaggttagtcaaaaaactgttttagtgacgtcattaaagaaggaagtagagggatgtagtccaaactggccgttcgatgtaggcgacttctgttaaataaaatatctcgcttggcattgaactttgagctttaaaattttacaaattttatttatactctaacaacaacattacacactaactaaagtttgaatttttcattcaaataaacacttactgaaaaagtttaaaaacaataaatacagtGCTTTctgcttataatataatgtttacaatatatattttaatgaaaatttgtACTAAATACAAATATAAGCATTTTcactaaaaaatgttttaaatattggAAGTCTTCTAATTAATCATATTTGCCCTTCTGCTGTTCTGTGAAAGACTTTAGATTGAAATTTCCATACCTGTGCAGTCCTGTGCTACATAAACACTTATCCCTTTCAGTAATGCATCTTCTGCCTCATCAACAGCTTTTCTGAGGGACATGGGGGAAGAAAGAGAGTGATAGGGTGAGAGATATTTGACATACTGTACATCATAATGAGGAATGGGTGATGTAAAGGACTTTAaaacccccccccaaaaaacatgtatttattaTGCACTCTTTACCTGAGTATGTGTGCCACCACTGCTGGGCCGTACCAATCTCCTGCCTGTTTTCCAGAAGTCATTCCTAGCTGCACTAGTCTGTGGATGCCCAGCTGGGCTGAAAGTCCATCCCCAAACCAGGACACAATGGTCCGATGATATGCCTCTTGTAGGTATGAGTCAGCCTCCTCAGCCCCTCCTTGAGCAGGACAGACAGGCTGGGTGACCTGTGATCTTTCCCCCTGAATGGAGGCCTCTAATGTGGCCACCAGTCTCCGTGCTGCACTGCTGGTCCATGTCTCTGTATCCAGGGGCTCCAAGGTCAGTGCTTCTGACCAGGTCCAGTCtggtgacagaattttttttttttttaaagtgtatttgaaaaaataataataataaaataaaaatcaaattacaacacaaaaataacaATCCTTTTGTGCTTTTAAGGAATACagcaaatacattttcagaGCTTGATTTACATTACTGAGTTGATAATCTGCAATTCTCCTAATTCTAATTTTTATGTTGTTAATTACCTTATAAATTATATCCATATGGTGCACTAAGAAACAATGAAGCAAAAGTCTTTTAGAAGTTCTGAAAGTTTGTCCTAGATTTCTCCGAGTGAcagacatatttaaatttgaCTTTTAAATAGACAGTAGGGCTTGTGCTTTAAGAACAAAAATCCAATTACGATATTCAGTGTAGTCAGTATTTcacttttattacattttatccTCACAAACAGAGTGGGTGTCTGAAATAGTGTAGGTAGAAGTGCTGAGGGTCATAAAGGTGCCGGACCTGGTTGTGGGGCCATTAGGTAATGACCTTGCTAAGTGTCAAGGCCTGTAATTGGCCAATAAGTATATTTTATTAGCCATTAGCCTCTTTATAGACAGATATTTCTATAATGACATATTTCATTATAGACATGGGCTCTAGATAACGCTTCAATGTTGTTTTTTGAATGAAGGTATTAAACTGGCAAATGCCGTGGCCTGTTCACCATATTACACAAAACTGCCCTCTGTTAATCATACGAGAACTTATTCATTAGAGTGACGACCTCAGACACTGAAATACCCAacctctaaaataaaaaatgaatacagaATTTCATTATGTAAATGAGGAGATGAAAAGGTTCAAAAACTTTGACTTATTACATTTAAGCAACACGTAcctcagaaatgttttttttgaggCTCTCACATGGACAGTTATTATATGAAAACTATTCATTACTCAAGTCTTCTGTGTcccacgatccttcagaaatcattctaatatgccgatttgatgctcaagaaattttttcaaaagttgaaaaaaaaaaaaagttgtcgtttatatttttgtggaaaccatgatataattttttttttgattctttgatgaatagaaagtttaaaagaacagcatttatttgaaatagaaagcttATGTAACATgcaacttttgatcaatttaatgcatccttgctgaataaaagtgttctTTCCAAAACTATTGaaaggagtgtgtgtgtatatatatatatatatatatatatatatatatatatatatatatatatatatatatatagaaaaagtGGGCAGACGCAGAATGCATCTACTTATTACTCCTCATCATAACGGATTCTCTCTCGACCCGAACTCACCTCTACCCAAGATGTGAAGCATGAGAGCCTGGGCCAATATCATCTGCCCTGCCCGGAGTGTACAACCCCATCCACAGTCTGAAGTGAGGGTGGAGCCTGGAAGAGCTGGAAAATCTTCTCGATAGGTCATCCAAACTCGTGAGGCGAAGTCCCTTCGAAATCCATGAACATTGCCTGTGACAACATCATCTAATGCCTCAGCAGTACAACTCTCAGTAGGGCTTTCATCATCTAAGGGCAACAGTTAGCACAAACATTTCATTATATACCTGGAATATCAATGAGCATTTAGAACCgtaatattcattttattaccccccatagacagcaatgcaattaccactttcaaggccaagaaaggtagtaaagatattgttaaaacagtgtgactacagtggttcaaccttaaggAAACGGCAAGAatctttctgggccttgaaattggTAATTGCATTGCCGTCTATGGGGGGTTAGAAAGCTCTCGCGATTCATaaaaaatttcttaatttgtgttaagaatattaacgaaggtctaacgggtttggaatgacgtgagggtgagtaattaaagacagaattataatttctgggtgaaccaACATGTTAATGTGGCAAAATTTGAAAAGAATCTTTTTTGGAGCTTGGTTACAAGGAcgttttgagttctgaaacaTACAGGATGTTTTTACAGTACAAATGACCTACAatttaaaagatcaaatttgatttctctACTCTAaataaaagtagaaaaaaaaacattctattaaatacacattttaatataaaaatagaaaacacaaaaataaaaactttgtgAAAGATAAATGTGCTATGTAAAACATCTTACCCACAGCCTTGAAGTGGTAGCATTTCCCCAACAAGAAAACAGGAGAATTACGGCTGAAGGCAGTTTTTGATTTAAGAGCCCAACCTTGACGGGTTAAAGAAAATGCATGATTAGTCACGTGTAATCAGACTGCAAGATGAAAGGAAAATGAACATATTAACATCCTAGTGAGATCTGTCATTACATACTGTACTTCACATTGTGCCATGCTGATATAAACTTGGACTTCAGTTTCTCCACCTCGTCGGTCCCTTTAGTGTCCATTTTATTAGCCACGGAGCAGAACCCATCACAGCACATACGATGGAGTTTCTAAGTTTTCAGTATGACCAAAACAAGTTATGTCGTTATGGAAAGATGCCATTTAACTTATTTACTCTCCACAGATGAGATTTCCATCACACGCGGAAGAAAGCAATAACGTTGCATAGGAAAGAATCACCAGAATACGACTATATTAACACAAATGCAGCACAAGAATACAGGCTAGCATGCTAATTAATTAGTTAGCGTACACTTTTCAAAGCGTCACAAAGTTGTCTAAACGTAAATGCAAACAAGCGGCGAACGGATTgtaaaataaatgagtaaatatatAAAGATATACTTTAAACATACCTGCTCACATGTTTTGTTATGCTGAAAAACTCACTGTACAACTAACGTTACTCCTGTTTACATTTTGAGGAAGTGGCGATCTCGTTCGGTCTCGCGGTATTTTGAGATACTCTCCCGTCTGGCGCATTCTTCATCGTGTGGTTAGTGATAAATCTGACGCATCTCCACGAACCGGTTCTTTTGAACTACTCGTTTCAAAGAACTGGTTAAAAACCTTTTGTAGACACATATTGGTGTTTATTAAGGATGGTTGTCGTTTGTGGTTATGTGGTTCCTTTTGAAATCAATTACATTAGGCCTACTAGTTTGGAAAGTTTTTATGTTgtagtaaaatatttattttacgtGTATTGTACGTGTATTGATAAAACTGTCATACAGTGAAGAATATTTGTagtactttttatttaaaagatatatataaaaaaaaaaaaatactaatatatatatatatatatatatatatatatatatatatatatatatatatatatatatatatacagtacagtccaaaagtttggaaccactaagatttttaatgtttttaaaagaagtttcgtctgctcaccaaggctacatttatttaattaaaaatacagtaaaaaacagtaatattgtgaaatattattacaatttaaactgtgtataactgtgtacta contains the following coding sequences:
- the atg4c gene encoding cysteine protease ATG4C, encoding MCCDGFCSVANKMDTKGTDEVEKLKSKFISAWHNVKYSWALKSKTAFSRNSPVFLLGKCYHFKAVDDESPTESCTAEALDDVVTGNVHGFRRDFASRVWMTYREDFPALPGSTLTSDCGWGCTLRAGQMILAQALMLHILGRDWTWSEALTLEPLDTETWTSSAARRLVATLEASIQGERSQVTQPVCPAQGGAEEADSYLQEAYHRTIVSWFGDGLSAQLGIHRLVQLGMTSGKQAGDWYGPAVVAHILRKAVDEAEDALLKGISVYVAQDCTVYSADVIDSHSGRTGSHCNPQELNTGAAPDSRAVIILIPVRLGGEKINPEYLSFVKSILSLEYCIGIIGGKPKQAYYFVGFQDDSLIYMDPHYCQSFVDVSTSDFPLQSFHCPSPKKMPFSKMDPSCTIGFYSKSLEHYERIGNELSKILEPSSKEKYPAFTIMKGHGKDYELSIAVEKREWPFIRDTRIAGTTSGDFVLL